A window of the Callospermophilus lateralis isolate mCalLat2 chromosome 7, mCalLat2.hap1, whole genome shotgun sequence genome harbors these coding sequences:
- the Ptafr gene encoding platelet-activating factor receptor: protein MEPNGSSRVDSEFRYILFPIIYSIIFVVGVIANGYVLWVFAHLYPSKKLNEIKIFMLNLTVADLLFLITLPLWIIYYYNQGNWILPKFLCNVAGCLFFINTYCSVAFLGVITYNRFQAVTRPIRTAQATTRKRGIYLSLVIWVFIVAAASYFLILDSTNIVTDKVGSGNITRCFEHYEKGSVPVLVIHIFIVFSFFLVFLIILFCNLVIIRTLLLQPVQQKHNAQVKRRALWMVCAVLAVFVICFVPHHVVQLPWTLAELGYQDSYFHQAINDAHQVTLCLLSTNCVLDPVIYCFLTKKFRKHLTEKFYNMRSSRKCSRVTTDTGTDVVMPINQIPVDSLKN, encoded by the coding sequence ATGGAGCCAAATGGCTCCTCCCGTGTGGATTCCGAGTTTCGATACATTCTCTTCCCAATTATTTACAGCATCATCTTTGTGGTGGGAGTCATTGCCAATGGCTATGTGCTATGGGTCTTTGCCCACTTGTATCCTTCCAAGAAACTAAATGAGATAAAGATCTTCATGTTAAACCTCACTGTGGCTGACCTGCTCTTCCTGATCACCCTGCCACTGTGGATCATCTATTACTACAACCAGGGCAACTGGATTCTACCCAAATTTCTGTGCAATGTGGCTGGCTGCCTCTTCTTCATCAACACCTACTGCTCCGTGGCCTTCCTTGGAGTCATCACTTATAACCGCTTCCAGGCAGTCACACGGCCCATCAGGACTGCTCAGGCCACCACCCGCAAACGTGGCATCTATTTGTCCCTGGTTATTTGGGTGTTCATTGTGGCCGCTGCATCTTACTTCCTTATCTTGGACTCCACCAACATAGTGACGGATAAGGTCGGCTCGGGCAACATCACCCGTTGCTTTGAGCATTACGAGAAGGGCAGTGTGCCGGTCCTTGTCATCCACATCTTCATCGTGTTCAGCTTCTTCCTGGTCTTCCTCATTATCCTCTTCTGCAACCTGGTCATTATCCGCACGCTCCTCCTGCAGCCGGTGCAGCAGAAGCACAATGCACAAGTGAAGCGCCGGGCGCTGTGGATGGTCTGCGCGGTCTTGGCGGTGTTCGTCATCTGCTTCGTGCCCCACCACGTGGTGCAGCTGCCCTGGACCCTAGCTGAGTTGGGCTACCAGGACAGCTACTTCCACCAGGCTATTAACGATGCACATCAGGTCACCCTCTGCCTCCTTAGCACCAACTGTGTCTTAGACCCTGTCATCTACTGCTTCCTCACCAAGAAGTTCCGCAAACACCTCACTGAAAAGTTTTACAATATGCGCAGCAGCCGGAAATGCTCCCGGGTCACCACTGACACAGGCACCGATGTGGTCATGCCAATCAACCAGATCCCTGTGGATTCTCTCAAAAATTAG